Proteins encoded together in one Pseudomonas arsenicoxydans window:
- the xylF gene encoding D-xylose ABC transporter substrate-binding protein, translating to MKKVKRALLAGALTLLSLPVMADAAHPKIGFSIDDLRLERWSRDRDYFVAAAEKMDAKVFVQSADANEQKQISQIENLISRGVDVIVIVPFNATVLTNAVAEAKKAGIKVVSYDRLILNADIDAYISFDNEKVGEMQASGVLHAAPKGNYFLLGGAPTDNNAKVLREGQMKVLQPAIDKGDIKIVGQQWVKEWNPTEALSIVENALTRNANKIDGIVASNDATAGGAIQALAAQQLAGKVPISGQDADLAAVKRVIAGTQTMTVYKPLKLIASEAAKLSVQLARNEKPAYSSQYDNGSKKVDTILLTPTPLTKDNIDLLEQDGFYTKAQIAGQ from the coding sequence ATGAAGAAAGTAAAACGCGCGCTATTGGCCGGAGCCCTGACTCTGCTGTCACTGCCGGTGATGGCCGATGCTGCCCACCCGAAAATCGGTTTCTCCATTGATGATCTGCGGCTGGAGCGCTGGTCACGTGACCGCGATTACTTCGTTGCGGCAGCGGAAAAAATGGACGCCAAGGTCTTCGTACAGTCGGCCGATGCCAATGAGCAAAAGCAGATTTCGCAAATCGAAAACCTCATTTCCCGTGGCGTCGATGTGATCGTCATCGTGCCGTTCAACGCTACAGTACTGACCAACGCAGTGGCAGAAGCGAAGAAAGCCGGAATCAAGGTCGTGTCCTATGATCGTCTGATCCTCAACGCCGATATCGACGCCTATATTTCCTTCGATAACGAAAAAGTCGGCGAGATGCAGGCCAGCGGTGTGCTGCACGCAGCACCCAAGGGCAATTACTTTCTGCTCGGCGGTGCGCCCACCGACAACAATGCAAAAGTCCTGCGTGAAGGTCAGATGAAAGTGCTGCAACCGGCCATCGACAAGGGGGATATCAAGATCGTCGGTCAACAGTGGGTGAAGGAATGGAACCCTACAGAAGCACTGAGCATTGTTGAAAACGCCTTGACCCGCAACGCCAACAAAATCGACGGCATCGTCGCCTCCAACGATGCCACGGCAGGCGGTGCCATCCAGGCACTGGCTGCTCAGCAACTGGCCGGCAAGGTGCCGATTTCGGGGCAGGACGCGGACCTCGCAGCGGTCAAGCGAGTGATCGCTGGCACTCAAACCATGACCGTGTACAAGCCGCTGAAACTCATCGCCTCCGAAGCCGCCAAGCTCTCGGTGCAACTGGCGCGTAACGAGAAACCCGCCTACAGCTCGCAGTACGACAACGGCAGCAAAAAAGTCGACACCATCCTGCTCACTCCGACTCCATTGACCAAGGACAACATCGACCTGCTGGAACAGGACGGGTTCTATACCAAAGCGCAGATCGCCGGACAGTGA
- the xylA gene encoding xylose isomerase, whose amino-acid sequence MLYFPDVDHIRYEGPASDSPLAFRHYDADKIILGKPMREHLRMAACYWHTFVWPGSDVFGAGTFKRPWQRAGDPMELAIGKAAAAFEFFSKLGIDYYCLHDTDVAPEGNSLKEYRNHFAQMIDHLERHQEESGIKLLWGTANCFSNPRFAAGAASNPDPEVFAYAAAQVFSAMNATQRLKGSNYVLWGGREGYETLLNTDLKHEREQLGRFMRMVVEHKHKIGFKGDLLIEPKPQEPTKHQYDYDSATVFGFLQQFGLEKEIKVNIEANHATLAGHSFHHEIATAVSLGIFGSIDANRGDPQNGWDTDQFPNSVEEMTLATYEILKAGGFKNGGFNFDSKVRRQSLNEMDLFHGHVGAMDVLALSLERAAAMVQNDQLQQFKDQRYAGWQQPFGQAVLAGEFNLQSLAEHAFANELNPQAVSGRQEMLENVVNRFIYR is encoded by the coding sequence ATGCTGTACTTCCCCGATGTCGACCACATTCGCTATGAAGGTCCTGCCAGCGATTCCCCCCTCGCCTTCCGCCACTACGACGCCGACAAAATCATCCTCGGCAAACCCATGCGCGAACACCTGCGCATGGCCGCCTGTTATTGGCACACCTTCGTCTGGCCGGGTTCTGATGTGTTCGGTGCAGGTACTTTCAAGCGCCCGTGGCAACGCGCCGGCGACCCGATGGAGCTGGCCATTGGCAAGGCGGCAGCCGCGTTCGAGTTCTTCTCCAAGTTGGGTATCGACTATTACTGCCTCCACGACACGGACGTCGCCCCGGAAGGCAATTCGCTGAAGGAGTACCGCAACCACTTCGCGCAAATGATTGATCACCTGGAGCGACATCAGGAAGAAAGCGGGATCAAGCTGCTGTGGGGCACCGCCAACTGCTTCAGTAATCCGCGCTTTGCCGCAGGCGCCGCCAGCAATCCAGACCCCGAAGTGTTCGCCTACGCCGCCGCACAGGTGTTCAGCGCCATGAACGCGACCCAACGCCTGAAAGGGTCCAACTACGTGTTGTGGGGCGGTCGCGAAGGTTACGAAACCCTCCTCAACACCGACTTGAAACATGAGCGCGAACAACTGGGCCGCTTCATGCGCATGGTAGTCGAGCACAAGCACAAGATCGGTTTCAAAGGCGACCTGCTGATCGAACCCAAACCGCAGGAACCGACCAAGCACCAATACGATTACGACAGCGCCACCGTTTTTGGCTTTCTCCAGCAGTTCGGCCTGGAAAAGGAGATCAAGGTGAACATCGAGGCCAACCACGCGACCCTGGCCGGTCATAGCTTTCATCACGAGATCGCAACGGCCGTCTCGCTGGGGATTTTCGGCAGCATCGACGCCAATCGCGGTGATCCGCAAAACGGCTGGGATACCGATCAGTTCCCCAACAGCGTCGAAGAAATGACCTTGGCCACCTATGAAATTCTCAAGGCCGGCGGGTTCAAGAATGGCGGATTCAACTTCGACTCCAAGGTTCGCCGCCAGAGCCTCAATGAGATGGATCTGTTCCATGGCCACGTTGGTGCAATGGACGTCCTCGCCCTGTCCCTGGAACGGGCAGCCGCCATGGTGCAGAACGATCAGCTTCAGCAATTCAAGGATCAACGCTACGCCGGCTGGCAGCAGCCGTTTGGGCAGGCAGTGCTGGCGGGTGAGTTCAACCTCCAGTCACTGGCCGAACACGCATTCGCCAACGAACTAAATCCACAAGCCGTCAGCGGCCGGCAGGAGATGCTCGAAAACGTCGTCAACCGGTTTATCTATCGCTGA
- a CDS encoding XylR family transcriptional regulator gives MKTVPPVHRIALLFNGSKIYDRGIISGIGNYLSSTRASWDLFLEEDFLCRLKGIERWQGDGIIADFDDPLIGEALADIKLPVVAVGGSYQDEGAYPKGIPYVATDNNALITLAYEHLIEAGLQRFACFSLPEAQANRWAQEREKSFRRLMQRDGLHAEVYRGMGTSAPLWDSAVEQLIAWLQKLPKPIGIIAVSDARARQLLQACLTAGIAVPEQVALIGIDNDPLTRSLTRVPLSSVIQGTETMGRTAAQLLHQMLHGMPSTGTHILIPPDAINVQVSSLHQPLGNPYVMQALLFIRQYACQGIKTAQVAAYVGISRSSLESHFRTVRGCSVHDEILRFKLAAATSGLENADSAIADVARVCGFKSAQYLHTVFRREFGCTPREYQQGVR, from the coding sequence ATGAAAACAGTACCGCCTGTTCATCGCATCGCACTGTTGTTCAACGGGAGCAAGATCTATGACCGCGGCATCATCAGCGGCATCGGCAACTACCTGAGCAGCACCCGCGCGTCCTGGGACCTGTTCCTGGAAGAGGATTTTCTCTGTCGGTTAAAAGGGATCGAGCGCTGGCAAGGCGATGGGATCATTGCCGATTTCGACGACCCACTGATTGGCGAGGCGCTGGCCGACATCAAGTTGCCCGTGGTGGCGGTGGGGGGGTCTTATCAGGATGAGGGGGCCTATCCCAAAGGGATTCCGTATGTCGCTACCGATAATAACGCGCTGATCACGCTGGCTTACGAGCACTTGATTGAAGCGGGGTTGCAACGTTTTGCCTGCTTTAGCCTGCCTGAAGCGCAGGCTAATCGTTGGGCTCAGGAACGTGAAAAATCCTTTCGACGACTGATGCAACGTGACGGCTTGCATGCCGAGGTCTATCGCGGCATGGGCACCAGCGCACCGCTTTGGGATAGTGCTGTCGAACAACTGATTGCCTGGCTGCAAAAACTGCCCAAACCCATTGGCATCATCGCCGTCAGTGACGCCCGCGCCCGGCAGTTGCTGCAAGCCTGCCTGACTGCCGGAATTGCCGTGCCGGAGCAGGTGGCGTTGATTGGCATCGACAACGACCCCCTGACACGCAGCCTGACCCGAGTCCCGTTAAGCTCCGTCATTCAGGGCACCGAAACCATGGGCCGCACCGCCGCCCAACTGCTCCACCAGATGCTGCACGGCATGCCGTCCACTGGCACGCACATTCTGATCCCTCCTGATGCGATCAACGTGCAGGTGTCGAGTTTGCACCAACCGTTGGGCAACCCCTACGTCATGCAAGCACTGCTGTTTATCCGCCAATATGCCTGCCAGGGTATCAAGACGGCGCAGGTGGCGGCTTATGTCGGCATTTCGCGCTCATCGCTGGAGTCGCACTTTCGCACCGTGCGAGGCTGCAGCGTGCACGACGAGATTCTGCGTTTCAAACTGGCGGCCGCCACCAGCGGGCTGGAGAATGCCGATTCAGCAATCGCGGACGTTGCCCGCGTTTGCGGCTTCAAATCCGCACAATATCTACACACAGTGTTCCGTCGAGAGTTTGGATGTACGCCCCGTGAATATCAGCAGGGCGTCCGGTAG
- a CDS encoding winged helix-turn-helix domain-containing tetratricopeptide repeat protein: protein MPFVFEDYVLDDKRRELTLRGQVVAVGPQVFDLLLLFVNNPDRVISKDDLLKAVWNGRIVSESTITSHINAVRKAIGDTGEEQRLVRTVARKGYRFVGQIKVDEIGETQQPDRPDIDERASTDPHEMPSSLVLPDKPSITVLPFQNLSGDPEQEYFADGIVEDIIAALSRIRWLFVISRNSSFTYKGRTVDAKGVSQELGVRYVLEGSVRKCGNKVRITGQLIDATSGTHIWAERFEGALNDIFELQDQITQSVVGAIAPQLERAEIERAKRKPTESLDAYDYYLRAMAKLHNGPRESLDEALPLFYKAIELDPEFASAYGMAAWCYFWRKLNGWMTDRTLEIAEGVRLARLAVTFGRDDAVALTRGGHALSHLAGEVDGGIALLDRARLLNPNLAPAWFLGGILRALRGETDAAIEHLTHAVRLSPLDPEMFRMQVGMALAHFFAGRFDSTTQWAEKALGNLPSFLAPVALVAASHALSGRMDKAQLAMQRLRELDPSLRLSNLKDWLPIQRPEDFMRFADGLRLAGLPE, encoded by the coding sequence TTGCCTTTCGTGTTTGAAGACTACGTGCTCGATGACAAGCGCCGGGAACTCACCTTGCGCGGGCAAGTCGTGGCCGTCGGGCCGCAGGTGTTCGATCTATTGCTGCTGTTCGTCAACAACCCCGATCGCGTCATCAGCAAAGACGACCTGCTCAAGGCAGTGTGGAACGGCCGGATCGTCTCGGAATCGACGATCACCAGCCACATTAATGCGGTGCGCAAGGCCATCGGCGATACCGGCGAGGAACAGCGCCTGGTGCGCACCGTCGCCCGCAAGGGCTACCGCTTCGTCGGCCAGATCAAGGTCGACGAGATCGGCGAAACGCAACAGCCTGACCGGCCTGACATCGACGAACGCGCGTCCACCGACCCGCATGAGATGCCCTCCTCGCTCGTCCTTCCGGACAAACCCTCGATTACCGTCTTGCCCTTCCAGAATTTGAGCGGCGATCCGGAGCAGGAGTATTTCGCTGACGGCATCGTGGAAGACATCATCGCTGCCCTGTCGCGTATCCGCTGGCTGTTCGTCATCTCGCGCAATTCGAGCTTCACTTACAAGGGCCGAACGGTGGACGCCAAGGGTGTCAGCCAGGAGCTGGGCGTTCGCTACGTGCTGGAAGGCAGCGTGCGCAAGTGCGGGAACAAGGTACGCATCACCGGGCAGCTCATCGACGCGACGAGCGGGACGCATATCTGGGCGGAGCGCTTCGAAGGCGCGCTCAACGATATCTTCGAGCTGCAGGATCAAATCACCCAAAGCGTCGTCGGTGCCATTGCGCCGCAACTCGAACGGGCAGAAATCGAACGCGCCAAACGCAAACCGACGGAGAGCCTGGACGCCTACGACTACTATCTGCGCGCAATGGCAAAGCTGCACAACGGCCCCCGGGAATCCCTCGACGAGGCGCTGCCGTTGTTCTACAAGGCCATCGAGCTCGATCCGGAATTTGCATCGGCCTATGGCATGGCAGCCTGGTGCTACTTTTGGCGCAAGCTCAATGGCTGGATGACCGATCGGACACTAGAGATCGCTGAAGGCGTACGGCTTGCGCGTCTGGCGGTGACGTTTGGCCGGGATGATGCGGTCGCGTTGACGCGAGGCGGACATGCATTGAGCCACCTCGCCGGCGAGGTTGACGGCGGCATTGCCTTGCTCGACAGGGCACGCCTGCTCAATCCCAACCTCGCCCCCGCCTGGTTCCTGGGCGGGATCCTGCGTGCACTGCGCGGTGAAACGGACGCCGCCATCGAGCATCTGACCCATGCCGTTCGCTTGAGTCCGCTGGATCCGGAAATGTTCAGGATGCAGGTCGGTATGGCGCTCGCGCATTTCTTCGCCGGGCGTTTCGATTCCACGACGCAATGGGCGGAAAAAGCGCTGGGCAACCTGCCCAGTTTCCTCGCTCCGGTGGCCCTGGTGGCGGCCAGTCACGCCCTCAGCGGACGGATGGATAAAGCGCAGTTGGCAATGCAGCGTCTACGCGAGCTGGATCCCTCGTTGCGCCTCTCCAACCTGAAAGACTGGCTGCCCATCCAAAGGCCCGAGGATTTCATGCGTTTCGCCGATGGACTGCGGTTGGCCGGGTTACCCGAATAA
- a CDS encoding SDR family oxidoreductase, with translation MKIVVIGGSGLIGSKLVKNLRERGHDVLAASPSTGVNSITREGLAQAMDGADIVVDVANAPSWEDQAVLEFFETSSRNLLAAEAAAGVRHHVALSIVGSERLPENGYFRAKVAQENLIKASGVPYSILRATQFFEFVGGIADSFAVGDELCVSPALIQPLASDDVVAALTDVVLAAPLNGTVEVAGPEALPIDELIRRFLRATQDTRQVVPDVHARYYGAVLDDQSLTPGKNPRLGAIRFEDWLSQSMAEAGR, from the coding sequence ATGAAGATCGTCGTTATTGGAGGCTCCGGCCTCATTGGATCGAAACTTGTGAAGAACCTCCGCGAGCGCGGCCATGACGTGCTCGCTGCCAGCCCCAGCACGGGCGTAAACAGCATCACCCGCGAGGGCTTGGCCCAGGCGATGGATGGTGCTGACATCGTCGTCGACGTGGCGAACGCGCCGTCGTGGGAGGATCAGGCTGTCCTCGAGTTTTTCGAAACGTCGAGCCGTAACCTGCTGGCCGCCGAAGCCGCCGCCGGGGTTCGCCATCACGTTGCCCTGTCGATTGTCGGGAGCGAACGGCTTCCCGAGAACGGCTATTTCCGGGCCAAGGTCGCGCAGGAAAACCTGATCAAGGCCTCCGGCGTTCCTTACTCCATCTTGCGTGCCACGCAGTTCTTCGAATTTGTCGGCGGTATTGCCGATTCGTTTGCCGTCGGCGACGAGCTGTGCGTTTCGCCGGCGCTGATCCAGCCGTTGGCGTCCGACGACGTGGTGGCGGCGCTCACCGACGTCGTGCTGGCAGCACCGCTCAATGGCACGGTCGAAGTCGCGGGGCCCGAGGCCCTGCCTATCGACGAGCTGATCAGGCGCTTTCTGCGGGCTACTCAGGATACTCGCCAGGTCGTACCGGACGTACACGCGCGCTACTACGGCGCCGTGCTTGACGATCAATCGCTGACACCCGGCAAGAACCCGCGCCTGGGCGCGATCCGTTTCGAAGACTGGCTCAGCCAGTCAATGGCCGAAGCAGGCCGCTGA
- a CDS encoding cupin domain-containing protein codes for MVTRLLLAAAFAALSISAASAAEPPPGKVTVVFDRPIPNIPGKSMKGVVVEYGPGAASPSHTHPKTAFIYATVLEGAFRIKVKGQPEKIYHVGENFVEEPGSVHEVSANASDTEPARLLAVFVLDTGEKTLVTPIKK; via the coding sequence ATGGTTACCCGACTTCTCTTGGCCGCTGCTTTCGCAGCACTGTCGATCAGCGCAGCGTCGGCCGCCGAGCCGCCCCCCGGCAAGGTGACAGTCGTGTTTGACCGTCCCATTCCCAACATCCCTGGCAAGAGCATGAAGGGGGTGGTCGTCGAATATGGGCCGGGTGCCGCGTCGCCGTCCCACACCCATCCGAAAACGGCCTTCATCTACGCAACGGTCCTGGAGGGCGCGTTTCGCATCAAGGTCAAAGGCCAGCCGGAAAAGATCTACCACGTCGGCGAAAACTTCGTAGAGGAACCGGGTTCCGTGCACGAAGTCAGCGCCAATGCCAGCGACACCGAGCCTGCACGCCTGTTGGCCGTGTTCGTCCTCGACACCGGCGAAAAAACGCTCGTCACACCTATCAAAAAGTGA
- a CDS encoding HlyD family secretion protein, giving the protein MISLQDKAAVASGASAETSAVVARQNKRKIIGLVLCVGAVLVLAIWGAMAVSSGSTSTDNAYVRGDVTSLAAKVAGYVTAVEVKDNQTVQAGDVLFRIDDRDYRARLAQAAANVSAAQARLAHVDAQTQLQRALIRQAEAQRRSATADMNLATKTQDRSRKLIVSNAVSQALVDETDTARSRAEASVSAASATVEAQQQHIAVYAAEREAAVAAVSQAQAARDLAQIDLDHTVVRAPVGGVVGNRQVRIGRFVTPGVSLLDIVPVNDVWVVANFKETQLEHIRTGQHVRITVDGYPDVVLQGAVDSFAPGSGAAFSLLPPDNATGNFVRVVQRVPVKIRLADNPLPGRIVPGLSARVEVRQGKGS; this is encoded by the coding sequence ATGATCTCGCTCCAGGACAAGGCCGCCGTTGCCTCCGGTGCAAGCGCCGAGACCTCCGCCGTCGTGGCTCGGCAAAACAAGCGCAAAATAATCGGCCTAGTGCTGTGCGTTGGCGCCGTGCTGGTCTTGGCTATCTGGGGGGCCATGGCTGTTTCGAGCGGCTCAACCTCGACCGATAACGCCTATGTTCGTGGAGACGTGACCTCACTCGCCGCCAAGGTGGCCGGCTACGTCACTGCGGTAGAGGTCAAGGACAACCAAACCGTCCAGGCGGGTGACGTCCTGTTCCGTATCGATGACCGCGACTATCGCGCCAGGCTTGCGCAAGCGGCGGCTAATGTCAGCGCGGCCCAGGCTCGCCTGGCCCATGTCGATGCGCAGACCCAGCTTCAGCGTGCATTGATACGGCAGGCCGAAGCCCAAAGGCGTTCGGCCACCGCCGACATGAATCTGGCGACCAAGACCCAGGATCGCAGCCGCAAACTGATCGTCAGCAACGCGGTGAGCCAAGCCTTGGTCGATGAAACCGACACTGCGCGGTCCAGGGCCGAGGCATCGGTATCGGCCGCTTCGGCAACGGTTGAGGCGCAACAGCAACACATCGCCGTCTATGCGGCCGAGAGAGAGGCTGCCGTGGCTGCCGTGTCGCAAGCACAGGCTGCACGCGATCTCGCCCAGATCGATCTCGACCACACTGTGGTTCGTGCGCCTGTGGGGGGCGTCGTCGGAAATCGCCAGGTTCGTATCGGCCGGTTCGTGACCCCGGGCGTCTCCTTGCTCGATATCGTCCCGGTCAATGATGTGTGGGTCGTGGCGAACTTCAAGGAAACCCAGCTCGAACATATCCGCACCGGTCAGCACGTGCGCATCACGGTCGATGGCTACCCTGACGTGGTACTTCAAGGCGCGGTCGACAGCTTCGCACCGGGGAGTGGGGCGGCGTTCAGTTTGCTGCCGCCCGACAACGCGACCGGAAACTTTGTCCGTGTCGTGCAGCGGGTTCCGGTCAAGATCCGTCTGGCCGACAATCCACTGCCGGGGCGCATCGTGCCTGGCTTGTCCGCGCGGGTGGAGGTGAGGCAAGGGAAAGGCTCATGA
- a CDS encoding DHA2 family efflux MFS transporter permease subunit has translation MNNFTSVTPSKARIGALLIVAIMLATLTEAIAGTVLSIGRGDIIGDTYATPDEFAWLDVGYTAFKLIGFIMGPWLMQRFSARNLIIGSTLAMGLACCIAAITARLDLLIALRIIQGFAGGTLLVAGQAMVFRAWSRTLQPILQALFAMGSVVAPATIAPALQGWLIDSQSWTWIFFSVVPLALTATGLLLIADHPIPAKVRQRRFDWLGFSLISVSLFCFTYVFSQGSRWDWFEEPRILMLTMLGAAALLAFLGQQVLAKGQGLLDFTVFKSSDFTFAFIVSFVAGAALFGSAFLIPAFALSVLAFTPTDAGLLLLPSGGFFVGSLLIAAFLIKVRRVPPVATVPVGILLIMGAMWMLSASTSESGTDDMMAAILLRGLGLGFLFLSITLIAFSDLNSRNLASGIGLFNTGRQLGGLMGVAGLQTLIDHHIVINVAALGANVTPGRNALIEHLTITTQILVGKGMDQVAAGRAATSLLGKAVSGQATVIAFDTAFYAVALLFVFAAPLLVGIKQGLSRHAKARAAQTGA, from the coding sequence ATGAACAACTTTACGAGCGTCACGCCGAGCAAGGCCAGGATTGGCGCCTTGCTGATTGTGGCGATCATGCTGGCCACGCTGACGGAAGCGATCGCCGGCACCGTTCTATCGATCGGTCGCGGCGATATCATCGGCGACACCTATGCGACACCTGATGAGTTCGCCTGGCTGGATGTCGGCTACACCGCGTTCAAACTGATCGGGTTCATCATGGGCCCATGGCTGATGCAGCGTTTTTCTGCGCGGAACCTGATCATCGGTTCAACCCTGGCCATGGGCCTGGCATGCTGCATCGCCGCCATTACCGCTCGGCTGGACCTGCTGATCGCGCTTCGCATCATTCAAGGCTTCGCCGGCGGCACCCTGCTGGTAGCGGGTCAGGCGATGGTTTTTCGTGCCTGGTCGCGTACCCTTCAGCCGATTCTCCAAGCCCTGTTTGCCATGGGCTCCGTGGTGGCGCCGGCGACTATCGCCCCGGCCCTTCAAGGGTGGTTGATCGACAGCCAGTCCTGGACCTGGATTTTCTTCAGCGTGGTGCCGCTGGCCCTGACAGCGACCGGCCTTTTGCTCATCGCAGACCACCCGATACCTGCCAAGGTCCGACAGCGCCGCTTTGACTGGCTCGGCTTTTCGCTGATCTCGGTCAGCCTGTTCTGTTTCACCTACGTTTTCAGTCAGGGCAGCCGATGGGACTGGTTCGAGGAACCTCGCATCCTGATGCTGACGATGCTCGGCGCCGCCGCTTTGCTGGCCTTTCTCGGCCAGCAAGTCTTAGCCAAAGGTCAGGGGTTGCTCGATTTCACGGTGTTCAAATCGAGCGATTTTACCTTCGCCTTTATCGTCAGTTTTGTCGCCGGTGCCGCCTTGTTCGGCAGCGCGTTTCTGATTCCGGCGTTCGCCCTGTCGGTGCTTGCGTTCACCCCGACCGATGCCGGCTTGCTGCTGTTGCCCAGTGGCGGTTTTTTTGTCGGCTCGCTGCTCATCGCTGCCTTTCTCATCAAAGTCCGCCGCGTTCCACCGGTTGCGACAGTGCCTGTTGGCATTCTGCTGATCATGGGTGCGATGTGGATGCTGTCCGCTTCCACCAGCGAAAGCGGCACCGACGACATGATGGCGGCGATCCTGTTGCGCGGCCTGGGCCTTGGCTTCCTGTTTCTGTCGATCACACTGATTGCCTTCAGCGACCTCAACAGTCGCAACCTTGCCAGCGGCATCGGCCTGTTCAATACGGGGCGTCAATTGGGAGGCTTAATGGGGGTCGCCGGGCTGCAGACCCTGATCGACCATCACATCGTCATCAATGTCGCGGCCCTCGGCGCTAACGTGACCCCCGGGAGAAATGCGCTCATTGAGCATCTGACGATCACCACGCAGATACTGGTGGGGAAGGGCATGGACCAAGTAGCCGCTGGCAGGGCAGCGACCAGCCTGCTGGGCAAGGCTGTTTCGGGTCAGGCCACGGTGATTGCGTTCGATACCGCGTTCTACGCGGTGGCCCTGTTGTTTGTCTTCGCGGCCCCCTTGCTGGTCGGCATCAAGCAGGGGCTCTCTCGACATGCGAAAGCGCGCGCTGCGCAAACTGGCGCATGA
- a CDS encoding DUF2721 domain-containing protein, whose amino-acid sequence MNEFIPDAVRLSQIFSQATAPTFFLGAIAAFVSLMTSRLSAVIDRTRALNAIPEDDQMRAHLRADLERLRRRANLLNAGILSSLRGGLCATLLLAIIFLTEFMGFKYAYGAGLLFIIATYFLGVGLFRFAQEAKISISAADEQL is encoded by the coding sequence TTGAACGAATTCATTCCTGACGCTGTGCGGTTGTCGCAGATCTTTTCGCAAGCAACAGCCCCGACGTTTTTCCTCGGTGCAATTGCTGCGTTCGTATCGTTAATGACTTCAAGGTTATCAGCCGTCATCGACCGTACACGGGCACTCAATGCGATCCCCGAAGACGACCAGATGCGTGCGCACCTCAGGGCTGATCTTGAGAGATTGAGACGGCGGGCTAACTTATTGAACGCTGGTATCCTTTCTTCTTTGCGCGGCGGACTTTGCGCCACCCTGCTGCTCGCTATCATCTTTTTGACTGAGTTCATGGGCTTCAAGTACGCCTATGGTGCCGGCCTTCTTTTTATCATCGCTACCTACTTCCTCGGTGTGGGTCTGTTTCGCTTCGCCCAGGAAGCTAAAATCAGTATAAGTGCGGCGGATGAACAACTTTGA
- a CDS encoding DHCW motif cupin fold protein codes for MELTAIPFGTTDWSTIEPVAHAGQTGTAYWRTCQFGSARVRMVEYSPGYLADHWCWRGHILLCLEGQLHTELEDGRQFTLTPGMSYQVGNDAEGHRSFTTHGAKLFIVD; via the coding sequence ATGGAGCTCACTGCAATCCCGTTCGGTACCACCGATTGGTCAACGATAGAGCCGGTGGCGCATGCCGGTCAGACAGGCACAGCCTATTGGCGTACCTGCCAGTTTGGTTCAGCGCGTGTGCGGATGGTCGAGTACAGCCCTGGCTATCTGGCCGATCACTGGTGTTGGCGGGGACACATCCTGTTGTGCCTGGAGGGTCAGTTGCATACGGAGCTGGAAGATGGTCGTCAGTTCACACTGACGCCTGGCATGAGCTATCAGGTGGGTAATGATGCGGAGGGACATCGATCATTCACCACCCACGGGGCGAAGTTGTTCATTGTGGATTAG